Within the Spirochaetales bacterium genome, the region TCGGCAGCTATTTTTTTGACAACGCTGAAAGATGTATCGGCCGAGTTTGATTCGTAATTATAGCCGGGAATGCATATCGCGCAATACTCGCCGATTTCAAGCCCCCCGCCGTACAACAATTCCCAGTTATCAATCTCCTTTTGTGACGTTTCGAGGCTCGGTTTCGCAAGATCCCATCCCGCGGTAAACAGATGCAGCGACTGTAAATCAGTCCCGATTTCCTTGAAAAAATAGTCCTGCGCGATCGTCGCAACCCAGATTTTTTCCGCGCCGTTTTTACTCGCCGAGTTGTAAAACGACATGAATTTCCCGTTTTCCGATTTCAATGTAAAATAAAAACCGATATGATATGTCAGCGTTATTCCCATGATACGTTCTTACGGCCTTTCATCCATGCATTGTTTTTCCGTATATCACAAAAAATATAATTATGTCCGATAAGAAGATATATACCTATTGTCACATACCTTCAGGAAGATAGATTATTTCCACAGGACCGATCGGAAGCTCTTTTTCGGAGATTTTATTATCCGTGATCGTCACCTCTCGTTCGGACCCGTCGGCCAGAATCAGTTTCACCTTTCTGCCGTTCAGATGACTGCCCGGTTTGTATTCGAAAATGTCATACACCTCGAGCACCGGGCTTTCTCCGCTTTCCGCCTCCGGCTTTTTCGATGTTATCGTGAACACGTATTCCGGCAATGTATATCCCTTCTCCTTCTCTTCTTCCGCGCTTTCGACATCATCCCTATCCTCATGGTATTCGACTTCCCACTGCACCTCGATTTTTGAACCCTTCACCTGGGCCGATTTTCTCCCGATAAAATCGTCACTGCCGACCTCATCCTTTTCCCAGATCGTCGCCTCGACCCAGACACCGTCATCGATATCCGTCACATCAGCCGCGAGTGTCACCTTGTCTTTCACATGCGCCTTGCCGATCTGGTTCCCGTCCTCAAGCCACCGGCAGTTGGAAATCTGCGGCTTTTTTTGTGTTTCTTTCTCCTGTTTTTCCTCTCCCGCTGCTGCCGCAACCGCTTCTTCTTCCTTTTTCTTTGTACTGCCGACCGGGTGTCCTTCCATGCCGGCGTCTTCCCCCCCTGTCCGGGAAGGGGAACCGAGACCCGATGTAAAAGCAAACGATGTCGTATACCCCGATAAAGGCTTCACCGCATGTTTTGCCGCGACAATAAAGTATTTACCCGAAAACTTCTTCCCGAGTCCCTCCGCCTTGACGATCGAACCGGCCCTGATATCGGCATTGCCGTATGTTTCTCCGTATCCCGTCACATATTCCCGGTTGTTGCGTACAAGAATGTCCATCGATCGTTGATCGGTGTTTTTCTGATCGAGTGAAAGCGGCTCGATGATCAGCGCCTTCGCGCCGCCGAAATTCGAATCGACGACTTCCCCCCCCGGCGAATCGATATCGCCGAAAACGGCCGATCCGACCAGAACTTCCTGTTTTTGATCGTCCCAGGTCCTTATTTCCACTTCGGATACGATCCCTGACGTGTCCGTCTGCGGGAGAAATTCAATAAGGGTTTTTTCATATTCTAAAACGATATCTTCCGCCTTGTTGCGTTCAAGGCGTTTGACATAGAGGGTTTTATCATCGACCCAGAAGTTTGTATCGTAAAAATCCGAAATGTCGATCAGATATTCGTAATCGGTCTTTCTGTGCTGAAGGGTAAAAAGATGGTTGTGAGGCAATGATTCGACATCCGTCTTGAGTCCCTGATCGCCCGCTATTTGTTCGATGATTTCCTGCGCCGTCATTTGTGAGAACGAACGGCTTTTTTTGCACCGGTTGAGCCGGTGCAGACGGTCGAATCCGCGGACAACGACCTCCCGCACCCTGTCCTGTTTGAAATTGCAGTCCATCCCCGTCACCTCACCGGTGATGAAGGGTTTCGGATCATTCAGATAACCCAGCATGATCTCGACTTCCGCGCCCACGTAAAAATCGTCATTCTCCGCCCATTCGCTTTCCTGATCCGCCACAACGATCGAAAAGGATGAAGGCGCATCGAGACGATTGAGGATGGTTATTTCCTTTATTTCTGCTTCCCGTTCGACGGGGAGGCGGGCGCCATTGAAATAGATGATAAATACGGGAAATACATCATTGTCACCCGCCACGACAAGGCCCCCGTGTATTGTCCCTTGATTGATACGCAGCCGTTTTCATGGAAACGATGTATGTATGCAATCTCATGATGTCACTCTACCACGGCACCCCGCATCTGTCAATATCGCGCCGCCGTGCGCACCAAAAAAAAGGCCGCCCGGACCATGTGTCCGGACAGCCGTTCGTAACGATATTCTGTACAGTCGCTTTCTTACTGTTTTCGCAACGGGCTGTGGAGATAATCGTAACGCCATCGTTCTGGTATCCGCGACAACACGGGACCTTTCGGCTTGTCCGCCCGTGACATCTCGACCCGCTGCATTTTCTCGTCGCCGATCAAAATACCGCCGGCGATCATGGCATAGCCGTTATGATCCGGCCGGGTGATGTCCGGCAAATAGCCGAGAGTGAGGTTGTAGATGACGCCTTCATACATTTCCGTCGACACCTTTTCGACGATACTCGTCCCGTTTTCCGTTCTGATATAATCGCCCGGCTCGATGTTTCTGACGAGTTTGATCGTGTTGTCCCCCATGAGTACGGGGTGCCCCTGCGTGATGAGGACATTGCGCCCGTCCGCATCGATAAGCCGGTACATCGGGATATGTTCGGTTCCCGTCGTGATCCCGTAAACGGGGAGTGTCAGTCCGTTCTCTGACATGACATAATCGCCCTCTTTAATGGTTTCAATCGCCTTTTCCGAACCGTCCGCCATTTTGATAGGTGTCCCCGCTGCGACACAACTCCAGACGAATTGCATCTTCGGCATGGTGAAAAGATCTTCCAGGGGAATAGTGATACTCAGTTTGTTGTCCATTCCATAGATCGTGTTCGTTTCTTCGGGATCATTAACCCTGTCCGGGAAACTGACCGCACCGTCGCTCAACAGGTCCACTTTATACCGGTAGCTCTTGATCGCATTGCCGACAAGCTCCACATTGAAATTCGGATTGCCGGTGATAACGGGAGGCGTTCCCGTCAGGGAAAGAACCGCCGCGTCCCTGTTCACGGTGAATGTATAGGCGGTCGGGGAGCTCTGTTTCCTTCCCGCCCTGTTGACTGCGTACACCCTGATCGTATGGGAACCGTTTGAAAGCCCGGTGAGGCCGATGCGTTCACTTGCGGCTTTTCCCTCGACCGCCGCTCCCGAGTCGAGCGAGTAGTCGTAGCCGGTGACGTTCTCTCCCCCGACCTCAATTTCGATATCGGGTGAGGAGAAGATATTGTCCGATGTCTTCGGCATAAAGAGTTCCGCGACGGGCAGCGCCGCGTTCACGGTCCATTTGAAAACGGTCGGATTTACCTGCATGGTGACCCCGTCAAATCCCCACACCTCGAGGGTATGCATACCGTTGCTCAGGCCGACAAGATTAATGGGGATTCCGATATTGTAATCATACTGCCTGATACCCCCGTCAAGCCTGTAGTCGTATGTCTCGAGTCCCAGCCCGGATACGGTGACAGCGGCCGTTGCGACGGGTGAAAAAAGTTCGGGCGTATTCTCCAGATATGCTTCGGAACTCAAACCGGGAACGATCGTCCAGCTGTAATCGGTCGAATCCGCTTCCGCCTGGAGATTTCCCGCTTTGTCGGCCCCGCGGACGGAAACGATATACCGCAGTTCCAGATACGAGTCTCCCGAGGTATCGCAGACGATGGGCTCCTTGATGTCGCGGAGCGGCGACCAGTCGCCCGCCTCGATCCGCTGCGCCGGGGTACCCGGATCGTAGATGATGCTTTCCTTGTACTGATAGGTGACGACATCCGTTCCACCGACCGAAAGCTCCGCCTTCTTGTGCACGGTATTTGCGCG harbors:
- a CDS encoding phage late control D family protein, which translates into the protein MAGDNDVFPVFIIYFNGARLPVEREAEIKEITILNRLDAPSSFSIVVADQESEWAENDDFYVGAEVEIMLGYLNDPKPFITGEVTGMDCNFKQDRVREVVVRGFDRLHRLNRCKKSRSFSQMTAQEIIEQIAGDQGLKTDVESLPHNHLFTLQHRKTDYEYLIDISDFYDTNFWVDDKTLYVKRLERNKAEDIVLEYEKTLIEFLPQTDTSGIVSEVEIRTWDDQKQEVLVGSAVFGDIDSPGGEVVDSNFGGAKALIIEPLSLDQKNTDQRSMDILVRNNREYVTGYGETYGNADIRAGSIVKAEGLGKKFSGKYFIVAAKHAVKPLSGYTTSFAFTSGLGSPSRTGGEDAGMEGHPVGSTKKKEEEAVAAAAGEEKQEKETQKKPQISNCRWLEDGNQIGKAHVKDKVTLAADVTDIDDGVWVEATIWEKDEVGSDDFIGRKSAQVKGSKIEVQWEVEYHEDRDDVESAEEEKEKGYTLPEYVFTITSKKPEAESGESPVLEVYDIFEYKPGSHLNGRKVKLILADGSEREVTITDNKISEKELPIGPVEIIYLPEGM